A single Fusarium oxysporum Fo47 chromosome IV, complete sequence DNA region contains:
- a CDS encoding concanavalin A-like lectin/glucanase domain-containing protein, with product MFSKAIAALALAAPLVSAQTFTKCNPMTATCPADPAFGRDTVHCDFTKGACEAFAEDAGTALEHNENGAVFTISGPNQAPTIATGKYIFFGRVDVEVQASTGVGICTSAVLQSDNLDEIDWEWLGGDNAQVQSNYFSKGDVSTYDRGEFHPVANPTGQFHLYSIEWTPAAINWLIDDVVVRTLPYTDATGPNGYPQTPMQIKLGTWTAGSPDAAPGTIAWAGGLADYSQGPFNAYYKSISIVDYAGTDAPTTSSVREYLFGDHSGSWKSIQQIK from the exons ATGTTCTCCAAAGCCATCGCAGCCCTCGCCCTCGCGGCACCTCTTGTCTCAGCCCAAACATTCACAAAGTGTAACCCCATGACAGCCA CATGTCCTGCCGACCCTGCTTTTGGAAGAGATACTGTTCACTGTGACTTTACAAAGGGCGCTTGTGAAGCTTTTGCAGAGGATGCCGGCACTGCGCTTGAGCACAACGAAAATGGTGCTGTCTTTACAATTTCAGGTCCCAACCAGGCTCCTACAATTGCGACGGGCAAGTACATCTTTTTTGGCCGCGTGGATGTTGAGGTGCAGGCCTCTACGGGTGTAGGCATCTGCACTAGTGCTGTTCTTCAGTCTGATAACCTTGACGAG ATTGACTGGGAATGGTTGGGCGGCGACAACGCACAGGTTCAGTCAAATTACTTTAGCAAGGGTGACGTTTCAACATATGATCGTGGTGAATTCCATCCCGTCGCAAACCCAACAGGCCAATTCCATCTCTACTCCATCGAGTGGACACCCGCCGCCATCAACTGGCTGATCGACGACGTTGTCGTCCGAACTCTGCCCTATACCGATGCCACGGGCCCCAATGGCTATCCCCAAACCCCCATGCAGATCAAGCTCGGAACATGGACCGCTGGTTCTCCCGATGCTGCTCCTGGTACCATCGCCTGGGCCGGTGGTCTGGCCGACTACTCCCAGGGCCCCTTCAACGCTTACTACAAGAGCATCTCCATTGTCGACTACGCAGGTACCGATGCCCCCACCACTAGTAGCGTGCGAGAGTACCTTTTTGGCGATCATTCTGGATCTTGGAAGAGCATTCAGCAGATCAAGTAA